The following are from one region of the Andrena cerasifolii isolate SP2316 chromosome 1, iyAndCera1_principal, whole genome shotgun sequence genome:
- the Aatf gene encoding apoptosis antagonizing transcription factor translates to MASKGKKRTLADKINSLVTTKPTNFDSDDEDDNTKAKIVDHYEETDSSESNFQASKIRRRNVDPLDQLDKRYIGKKISRKDVYNTTSRSTLESEEESNDDTNNDGNSDSVDSDGIEGKDDEISNEGSSGEDDGNEEDSSNEELSGEDDDDEEGDSNDELSGEDEVDIENKSYSNESSDAEQKSDFQTMSHTNVKADIDKGNCVRSQLNLWENLLEIRIKLQKCLFTSNQMPQFDDCKNFKENSEYATKTDESTSKLKLLLNNMLQLQHSLLKQYPETKNLSVRSKKRKAEESIDKEMINTDEETDEEIPSDTEDENEKEDASISSKDTGDTIKGVFSKKLKLDDYEKLLSEHHKSYVEYRNSIIQKWNEKTRIASGKLNKGMDQTTLKQVEFALNDKEKLRKRTQLKRSEYIIIGKVEPTEDNNEGRRVQEYDSEIYDDDDFYHQLLRDLIEYKSADITDPIQLSKQWIQLQNMRRKMKRKIDTRATKGRRIRYNVHNKLVNFMAPITINDVWSNQAKDELYNSLFGKIK, encoded by the exons ATGGCTtcgaaaggaaagaaaagaaccTTAGCCGATAAAATAAATTCGTTAGTTACCACAAAACCGACGAATTTCGATTCTGACGACGAAGATGACAATACGAAAGCTAAGATTGTCGATCACTATGAGGAGACCGACAGTTCCGAAAGTAATTTTCAGGCCTCAAAGATACGCAGACGAAATGTCGATCCTTTGGATCAATTGGACAAAAG GTATATAGGTAAAAAGATTTCAAGAAAGGACGTATACAACACCACTTCGCGTAGTACACtagaaagtgaagaagaaagcAACGACGACACAAACAATGACGGTAACAGTGACAGCGTAGACAGTGACGGTATCGAAGGTAAAGACGATGAGATTTCAAATGAAGGATCAAGCGGCGAAGATGATGGCAATGAAGAGGACAGTTCGAATGAAGAATTAAGCGGCGAAGATGATGACGATGAAGAAGGCGATTCAAATGACGAATTAAGTGGCGAAGATGaagtcgatattgaaaataaaagctATAGTAATGAAAGCTCTGATGCAGAACAGAAATCAGATTTCCAAACTATGTCCCATACGAATGTGAAAGCTGATATTGATAAGGGTAACTGTGTTAGGAGTCAATTGAATCTCTGGGAAAATTTGTTAGAGATACgaataaaattacagaaatgCCTTTTCACCAGtaatcaaatgcctcaatttgatgattgcaaaaatttcaaagaaaactCAGAGTATGCGACGAAGACTGATGAAAGTACAAGCAAACTAAAGTTGCTATTAAACAATATGCTGCAATTGCAACATTCGTTACTAAAACAATATCCAGAAACAAAGAACTTGTCTGTACGGAGTAAAAAAAGGAAAGCTGAGGAGAGCATAGATAAGGAAATGATAAATACCGATGAGGAAACGGACGAAGAGATTCCTTCGGATACGGAAGACGAGAATGAAAAGGAAGACGCGTCGATATCCAGTAAAGATACAGGAGACACCATTAAAGGTGTATtcagcaagaaattaaaactcGACGATTATGAGAAACTATTATCTGAACATCACAAGTCATACGTGGAATACAGAAATTCTATAATACAAAAATGGAATGAAAAGACACGGATAGCTAGCGgtaaattaaataagggaatGGATCAAACTACGTTAAAACAAGTTGAATTTGCTTTAAACGATAAAGAGAAATTGCGCAAAAGAACTCAGTTGAAACGGTCGGAGTACATAATTATTGGCAAAGTGGAGCCAACGGAAGACAATAATGAGGGTAGAAGAGTCCAAGAGTACGACTCTGAGATTTATGATGACGATGATTTTTATCATCAACTTTTAAGAGATTTAATTGAATATAAGTCAGCTGATATCACTGATCCCATACAGCTTAGTAAGCAATGGATTCAGTTACAAAATATgaggaggaaaatgaagagaaaaatagACACAAGGGCTACCAAGGGTAGGAGAATACGATACAATGTACACAATAAACTGGTCAATTTTATGGCACCTATAACGATAAATGATGTATGGTCTAATCAAGCGAAAGATGAACTGTACAATTCTTTATTtggtaaaattaaataa
- the LOC143368554 gene encoding uncharacterized protein LOC143368554 isoform X1, translating into MDSACQNSDFNVKYLLGQLNTARKEINNLRQQIKTLRYIHEKDVDAIKRLLESYRNGAPMPEAKVIPSDAVKPGTSTDDDAIKLKPIGVISTWFPSKRGTPRQTGICGKVPGKLLLYNSIYTNPDHALEGLQDFSHMWVLFYFHRNDSTHVRAKVAPPRLNGTKTGVFSTRSPHRPCPIGLSLVKIKRIENHTIYFEGVDMVDQSPVLDIKPYIPQYDSPVCFEKLSNRSQESTLDGTFECIEESSHLSRNQTCVSFNSNVNLGEKIRSAVQSDSYYRKGSTNETSQDTDISRDEEIALRLQAEEFQRNSNFESYSIRHISELTDINLYNNSTLPHNIDVTGIHRGSHTSSDASFDSRSSPNISAGHNALSSNLDQQSESLADISSRLQNTNITSRTNIESVYVSRGMGSNYVETHASRSRLLDGADGPSTVCGTDLDLIHRRSLNSRIDNSPVRMGIREAPDGEEGFESQTLIPSQTLPNVEVARTTSSSSLSDSVGTNLVISSDLRNAENREAEINTSSEVRIPDWISRPQTPLCVIFNDRALIQLNEILGTKINDQKVAIENVLREDPRSVYLRQRWGSQFYTFLIHDLHITCRFDDNRGVVTVFQVRHAGRICECGEPEWQCLGHSSPPS; encoded by the exons ATGGATTCGGCTTGTCAAAATTCTGACTTTAACGTCAAATATTTACTCGGTCAGTTAAATACAGCccgaaaagaaattaataacttGAG ACAACAAATAAAAACCCTGCGCTATATACATGAAAAAGACGTGGATGCCATAAAGCGTCTTTTAGAATCATATAGAAATGGAGCGCCTATGCCCGAAGCAAAAGTTATACCTTCGGATGCTGTGAAACCTGGTACTAGTACAGACGACGATGCTATAAAGTTAAAACCTATCGGAGTAATATCCACGTGGTTTCCTAGCAAACGTGGTACTCCTAGGCAGACAGGGATTTGTGGGAAGGTACCAGGAAAGCTGTTGCTATATAACTCCATATACACTAATCCCGATCATGCACTCGAAGGTCTACAAGATTTCTCGCACATGTG ggttttattttacttccaTAGGAACGACTCAACGCATGTTCGTGCTAAAGTCGCTCCACCAAGGTTGAACGGTACTAAAACAGGCGTATTTTCTACACGATCTCCTCATCGCCCGTGCCCCATTGGTTTAAGTCTAGTAAAGATTAAGAGAATAGAGAACCACACAATTTATTTTGAAGGCGTGGACATGGTGGATCAGTCGCCTGTGTTAGACATAAAACCCTACATACCGCAGTACGACAGTCCCGTGTGCTTCGAAAAGTTAAGCAACAGATCGCAGGAATCTACCTTGGACGGCACGTTTGAATGTATAGAAGAGAGCTCGCATTTAAGCAGAAATCAAACGTGCGTTAGCTTCAATTCTAATGTTAATCTTGGGGAAAAGATAAGGAGCGCGGTACAGTCGGATTCTTATTATAGAAAAGGTAGTACCAACGAAACCAGCCAGGATACAGATATTTCTAGAGACGAAGAAATTGCTTTAAGACTGCAGGCAGAAGAATTCCAAAGGAATTCGAATTTTGAAAGTTACAGTATCAGACATATTTCCGAGTTAACGGATATTAATTTGTACAATAATAGCACACTACCACATAACATAGATGTAACTGGGATACATAGAGGATCTCACACGTCCTCCGATGCTTCTTTCGATTCAAGATCCAGCCCGAACATATCCGCTGGACATAATGCGCTTTCGTCTAATTTGGATCAACAATCGGAAAGCTTAGCAGATATAAGCAGTAGATtacaaaacaccaatataaccAGTCGCACCAATATCGAATCGGTGTACGTGTCAAGAGGCATGGGATCTAATTACGTTGAAACACACGCTTCCCGCTCCAGACTTTTGGATGGAGCAGACGGACCAAGTACCGTGTGCGGTACCGACTTAGATTTAATTCATAGACGTTCTTTGAATTCGAGGATCGATAATTCGCCGGTGAGAATGGGAATACGGGAGGCTCCTGACGGAGAGGAAGGTTTCGAGTCACAAACGCTTATCCCCTCGCAAACTTTACCAAATGTCGAAGTAGCAAGGACTACGTCAAGTAGTAGTTTGTCAGACAGCGTAGGTACTAATCTAGTGATTTCTTCCGACTTACGAAACGCTGAGAACAGAGAGGCGGAGATTAATACCTCTTCGGAAGTAAGAATCCCAGATTGGATATCAAGACCTCAAACACCTCTGTGCGTGATATTCAACGATCGAGCTCTGATCCAGTTAAACGAAATTTTAGGAACCAAAATTAACGACCAAAAGGTAGCGATCGAAAACGTACTCCGTGAGGATCCTAGATCGGTATATCTCCGACAAAGATGGGGTAGTCAATTTTATACTTTCTTAATTCACGATTTACATATTACCTGCAGATTCGACGATAACAGGGGTGTAGTCACAGTTTTCCAAGTTAGACACGCTGGTCGTATTTGCGAGTGCGGGGAACCTGAATGGCAATGCTTGGGTCATTCATCGCCACCATCTTAA
- the LOC143368554 gene encoding uncharacterized protein LOC143368554 isoform X4, translated as MDSACQNSDFNVKYLLGQLNTARKEINNLRQQIKTLRYIHEKDVDAIKRLLESYRNGAPMPEAKVIPSDAVKPGTSTDDDAIKLKPIGVISTWFPSKRGTPRQTGICGKVPGKLLLYNSIYTNPDHALEGLQDFSHMWVLFYFHRNDSTHVRAKVAPPRLNGTKTGVFSTRSPHRPCPIGLSLVKIKRIENHTIYFEGVDMVDQSPVLDIKPYIPQYDSPVCFEKLSNRSQESTLDGTFECIEESSHLSRNQTCVSFNSNVNLGEKIRSAVQSDSYYRKGSTNETSQDTDISRDEEIALRLQAEEFQRNSNFESYSIRHISELTDINLYNNSTLPHNIDVTGIHRGSHTSSDASFDSRSSPNISAGHNALSSNLDQQSESLADISSRLQNTNITSRTNIESVYVSRGMGSNYVETHASRSRLLDGADGPSTVCGTDLDLIHRRSLNSRIDNSPVRMGIREAPDGEEGFESQTLIPSQTLPNVEVARTTSSSSLSDSVGTNLVISSDLRNAENREAEINTSSEVRIPDWISRPQTPLCVIFNDRALIQLNEILGTKINDQKIRR; from the exons ATGGATTCGGCTTGTCAAAATTCTGACTTTAACGTCAAATATTTACTCGGTCAGTTAAATACAGCccgaaaagaaattaataacttGAG ACAACAAATAAAAACCCTGCGCTATATACATGAAAAAGACGTGGATGCCATAAAGCGTCTTTTAGAATCATATAGAAATGGAGCGCCTATGCCCGAAGCAAAAGTTATACCTTCGGATGCTGTGAAACCTGGTACTAGTACAGACGACGATGCTATAAAGTTAAAACCTATCGGAGTAATATCCACGTGGTTTCCTAGCAAACGTGGTACTCCTAGGCAGACAGGGATTTGTGGGAAGGTACCAGGAAAGCTGTTGCTATATAACTCCATATACACTAATCCCGATCATGCACTCGAAGGTCTACAAGATTTCTCGCACATGTG ggttttattttacttccaTAGGAACGACTCAACGCATGTTCGTGCTAAAGTCGCTCCACCAAGGTTGAACGGTACTAAAACAGGCGTATTTTCTACACGATCTCCTCATCGCCCGTGCCCCATTGGTTTAAGTCTAGTAAAGATTAAGAGAATAGAGAACCACACAATTTATTTTGAAGGCGTGGACATGGTGGATCAGTCGCCTGTGTTAGACATAAAACCCTACATACCGCAGTACGACAGTCCCGTGTGCTTCGAAAAGTTAAGCAACAGATCGCAGGAATCTACCTTGGACGGCACGTTTGAATGTATAGAAGAGAGCTCGCATTTAAGCAGAAATCAAACGTGCGTTAGCTTCAATTCTAATGTTAATCTTGGGGAAAAGATAAGGAGCGCGGTACAGTCGGATTCTTATTATAGAAAAGGTAGTACCAACGAAACCAGCCAGGATACAGATATTTCTAGAGACGAAGAAATTGCTTTAAGACTGCAGGCAGAAGAATTCCAAAGGAATTCGAATTTTGAAAGTTACAGTATCAGACATATTTCCGAGTTAACGGATATTAATTTGTACAATAATAGCACACTACCACATAACATAGATGTAACTGGGATACATAGAGGATCTCACACGTCCTCCGATGCTTCTTTCGATTCAAGATCCAGCCCGAACATATCCGCTGGACATAATGCGCTTTCGTCTAATTTGGATCAACAATCGGAAAGCTTAGCAGATATAAGCAGTAGATtacaaaacaccaatataaccAGTCGCACCAATATCGAATCGGTGTACGTGTCAAGAGGCATGGGATCTAATTACGTTGAAACACACGCTTCCCGCTCCAGACTTTTGGATGGAGCAGACGGACCAAGTACCGTGTGCGGTACCGACTTAGATTTAATTCATAGACGTTCTTTGAATTCGAGGATCGATAATTCGCCGGTGAGAATGGGAATACGGGAGGCTCCTGACGGAGAGGAAGGTTTCGAGTCACAAACGCTTATCCCCTCGCAAACTTTACCAAATGTCGAAGTAGCAAGGACTACGTCAAGTAGTAGTTTGTCAGACAGCGTAGGTACTAATCTAGTGATTTCTTCCGACTTACGAAACGCTGAGAACAGAGAGGCGGAGATTAATACCTCTTCGGAAGTAAGAATCCCAGATTGGATATCAAGACCTCAAACACCTCTGTGCGTGATATTCAACGATCGAGCTCTGATCCAGTTAAACGAAATTTTAGGAACCAAAATTAACGACCAAAAG ATTCGACGATAA
- the LOC143368554 gene encoding uncharacterized protein LOC143368554 isoform X2, translating into MDSACQNSDFNVKYLLGQLNTARKEINNLRQQIKTLRYIHEKDVDAIKRLLESYRNGAPMPEAKVIPSDAVKPGTSTDDDAIKLKPIGVISTWFPSKRGTPRQTGICGKVPGKLLLYNSIYTNPDHALEGLQDFSHMWNDSTHVRAKVAPPRLNGTKTGVFSTRSPHRPCPIGLSLVKIKRIENHTIYFEGVDMVDQSPVLDIKPYIPQYDSPVCFEKLSNRSQESTLDGTFECIEESSHLSRNQTCVSFNSNVNLGEKIRSAVQSDSYYRKGSTNETSQDTDISRDEEIALRLQAEEFQRNSNFESYSIRHISELTDINLYNNSTLPHNIDVTGIHRGSHTSSDASFDSRSSPNISAGHNALSSNLDQQSESLADISSRLQNTNITSRTNIESVYVSRGMGSNYVETHASRSRLLDGADGPSTVCGTDLDLIHRRSLNSRIDNSPVRMGIREAPDGEEGFESQTLIPSQTLPNVEVARTTSSSSLSDSVGTNLVISSDLRNAENREAEINTSSEVRIPDWISRPQTPLCVIFNDRALIQLNEILGTKINDQKVAIENVLREDPRSVYLRQRWGSQFYTFLIHDLHITCRFDDNRGVVTVFQVRHAGRICECGEPEWQCLGHSSPPS; encoded by the exons ATGGATTCGGCTTGTCAAAATTCTGACTTTAACGTCAAATATTTACTCGGTCAGTTAAATACAGCccgaaaagaaattaataacttGAG ACAACAAATAAAAACCCTGCGCTATATACATGAAAAAGACGTGGATGCCATAAAGCGTCTTTTAGAATCATATAGAAATGGAGCGCCTATGCCCGAAGCAAAAGTTATACCTTCGGATGCTGTGAAACCTGGTACTAGTACAGACGACGATGCTATAAAGTTAAAACCTATCGGAGTAATATCCACGTGGTTTCCTAGCAAACGTGGTACTCCTAGGCAGACAGGGATTTGTGGGAAGGTACCAGGAAAGCTGTTGCTATATAACTCCATATACACTAATCCCGATCATGCACTCGAAGGTCTACAAGATTTCTCGCACATGTG GAACGACTCAACGCATGTTCGTGCTAAAGTCGCTCCACCAAGGTTGAACGGTACTAAAACAGGCGTATTTTCTACACGATCTCCTCATCGCCCGTGCCCCATTGGTTTAAGTCTAGTAAAGATTAAGAGAATAGAGAACCACACAATTTATTTTGAAGGCGTGGACATGGTGGATCAGTCGCCTGTGTTAGACATAAAACCCTACATACCGCAGTACGACAGTCCCGTGTGCTTCGAAAAGTTAAGCAACAGATCGCAGGAATCTACCTTGGACGGCACGTTTGAATGTATAGAAGAGAGCTCGCATTTAAGCAGAAATCAAACGTGCGTTAGCTTCAATTCTAATGTTAATCTTGGGGAAAAGATAAGGAGCGCGGTACAGTCGGATTCTTATTATAGAAAAGGTAGTACCAACGAAACCAGCCAGGATACAGATATTTCTAGAGACGAAGAAATTGCTTTAAGACTGCAGGCAGAAGAATTCCAAAGGAATTCGAATTTTGAAAGTTACAGTATCAGACATATTTCCGAGTTAACGGATATTAATTTGTACAATAATAGCACACTACCACATAACATAGATGTAACTGGGATACATAGAGGATCTCACACGTCCTCCGATGCTTCTTTCGATTCAAGATCCAGCCCGAACATATCCGCTGGACATAATGCGCTTTCGTCTAATTTGGATCAACAATCGGAAAGCTTAGCAGATATAAGCAGTAGATtacaaaacaccaatataaccAGTCGCACCAATATCGAATCGGTGTACGTGTCAAGAGGCATGGGATCTAATTACGTTGAAACACACGCTTCCCGCTCCAGACTTTTGGATGGAGCAGACGGACCAAGTACCGTGTGCGGTACCGACTTAGATTTAATTCATAGACGTTCTTTGAATTCGAGGATCGATAATTCGCCGGTGAGAATGGGAATACGGGAGGCTCCTGACGGAGAGGAAGGTTTCGAGTCACAAACGCTTATCCCCTCGCAAACTTTACCAAATGTCGAAGTAGCAAGGACTACGTCAAGTAGTAGTTTGTCAGACAGCGTAGGTACTAATCTAGTGATTTCTTCCGACTTACGAAACGCTGAGAACAGAGAGGCGGAGATTAATACCTCTTCGGAAGTAAGAATCCCAGATTGGATATCAAGACCTCAAACACCTCTGTGCGTGATATTCAACGATCGAGCTCTGATCCAGTTAAACGAAATTTTAGGAACCAAAATTAACGACCAAAAGGTAGCGATCGAAAACGTACTCCGTGAGGATCCTAGATCGGTATATCTCCGACAAAGATGGGGTAGTCAATTTTATACTTTCTTAATTCACGATTTACATATTACCTGCAGATTCGACGATAACAGGGGTGTAGTCACAGTTTTCCAAGTTAGACACGCTGGTCGTATTTGCGAGTGCGGGGAACCTGAATGGCAATGCTTGGGTCATTCATCGCCACCATCTTAA
- the LOC143368554 gene encoding uncharacterized protein LOC143368554 isoform X3 produces MPEAKVIPSDAVKPGTSTDDDAIKLKPIGVISTWFPSKRGTPRQTGICGKVPGKLLLYNSIYTNPDHALEGLQDFSHMWVLFYFHRNDSTHVRAKVAPPRLNGTKTGVFSTRSPHRPCPIGLSLVKIKRIENHTIYFEGVDMVDQSPVLDIKPYIPQYDSPVCFEKLSNRSQESTLDGTFECIEESSHLSRNQTCVSFNSNVNLGEKIRSAVQSDSYYRKGSTNETSQDTDISRDEEIALRLQAEEFQRNSNFESYSIRHISELTDINLYNNSTLPHNIDVTGIHRGSHTSSDASFDSRSSPNISAGHNALSSNLDQQSESLADISSRLQNTNITSRTNIESVYVSRGMGSNYVETHASRSRLLDGADGPSTVCGTDLDLIHRRSLNSRIDNSPVRMGIREAPDGEEGFESQTLIPSQTLPNVEVARTTSSSSLSDSVGTNLVISSDLRNAENREAEINTSSEVRIPDWISRPQTPLCVIFNDRALIQLNEILGTKINDQKVAIENVLREDPRSVYLRQRWGSQFYTFLIHDLHITCRFDDNRGVVTVFQVRHAGRICECGEPEWQCLGHSSPPS; encoded by the exons ATGCCCGAAGCAAAAGTTATACCTTCGGATGCTGTGAAACCTGGTACTAGTACAGACGACGATGCTATAAAGTTAAAACCTATCGGAGTAATATCCACGTGGTTTCCTAGCAAACGTGGTACTCCTAGGCAGACAGGGATTTGTGGGAAGGTACCAGGAAAGCTGTTGCTATATAACTCCATATACACTAATCCCGATCATGCACTCGAAGGTCTACAAGATTTCTCGCACATGTG ggttttattttacttccaTAGGAACGACTCAACGCATGTTCGTGCTAAAGTCGCTCCACCAAGGTTGAACGGTACTAAAACAGGCGTATTTTCTACACGATCTCCTCATCGCCCGTGCCCCATTGGTTTAAGTCTAGTAAAGATTAAGAGAATAGAGAACCACACAATTTATTTTGAAGGCGTGGACATGGTGGATCAGTCGCCTGTGTTAGACATAAAACCCTACATACCGCAGTACGACAGTCCCGTGTGCTTCGAAAAGTTAAGCAACAGATCGCAGGAATCTACCTTGGACGGCACGTTTGAATGTATAGAAGAGAGCTCGCATTTAAGCAGAAATCAAACGTGCGTTAGCTTCAATTCTAATGTTAATCTTGGGGAAAAGATAAGGAGCGCGGTACAGTCGGATTCTTATTATAGAAAAGGTAGTACCAACGAAACCAGCCAGGATACAGATATTTCTAGAGACGAAGAAATTGCTTTAAGACTGCAGGCAGAAGAATTCCAAAGGAATTCGAATTTTGAAAGTTACAGTATCAGACATATTTCCGAGTTAACGGATATTAATTTGTACAATAATAGCACACTACCACATAACATAGATGTAACTGGGATACATAGAGGATCTCACACGTCCTCCGATGCTTCTTTCGATTCAAGATCCAGCCCGAACATATCCGCTGGACATAATGCGCTTTCGTCTAATTTGGATCAACAATCGGAAAGCTTAGCAGATATAAGCAGTAGATtacaaaacaccaatataaccAGTCGCACCAATATCGAATCGGTGTACGTGTCAAGAGGCATGGGATCTAATTACGTTGAAACACACGCTTCCCGCTCCAGACTTTTGGATGGAGCAGACGGACCAAGTACCGTGTGCGGTACCGACTTAGATTTAATTCATAGACGTTCTTTGAATTCGAGGATCGATAATTCGCCGGTGAGAATGGGAATACGGGAGGCTCCTGACGGAGAGGAAGGTTTCGAGTCACAAACGCTTATCCCCTCGCAAACTTTACCAAATGTCGAAGTAGCAAGGACTACGTCAAGTAGTAGTTTGTCAGACAGCGTAGGTACTAATCTAGTGATTTCTTCCGACTTACGAAACGCTGAGAACAGAGAGGCGGAGATTAATACCTCTTCGGAAGTAAGAATCCCAGATTGGATATCAAGACCTCAAACACCTCTGTGCGTGATATTCAACGATCGAGCTCTGATCCAGTTAAACGAAATTTTAGGAACCAAAATTAACGACCAAAAGGTAGCGATCGAAAACGTACTCCGTGAGGATCCTAGATCGGTATATCTCCGACAAAGATGGGGTAGTCAATTTTATACTTTCTTAATTCACGATTTACATATTACCTGCAGATTCGACGATAACAGGGGTGTAGTCACAGTTTTCCAAGTTAGACACGCTGGTCGTATTTGCGAGTGCGGGGAACCTGAATGGCAATGCTTGGGTCATTCATCGCCACCATCTTAA